Sequence from the Cucumis sativus cultivar 9930 chromosome 1, Cucumber_9930_V3, whole genome shotgun sequence genome:
cttttagCACATAAGTTTTGAGAAATGGTTTTAAATATCGATATGACAACTAACAATCAAAAGAGTTAAAAGAAGAACATTTGTAgttggaaaaaggaaagaagaagaagaaaaaaaagaactaaccCATTGAAAAGatctattaaagaaaaaaagaaacttttagAGTGTTCTATAAGTGATAGGATTGCAACAAGAAATGAAGATTATGTCATTTTAACCAAGGATTATTTAAGACAAACTTGTCAAGATGTTGCCATAATCAAATCCACAACCAAAggaaagaagatggaaagatCATTCACGATATATACATATGGGATTACTTTGCCAACTCGTTCAATAGTATCGATATAGGCCATGCGACTAGATTGCATATTGATAGTTACTGTTAATATGTTCAGcacaaaaacaatgaaaaaatgcGACAATTTTTAGCGTAGAGATTGAGAATACTCAAAAGCTCAATACTGAAATATCATATTTGATATGatttaatcaatataaattattgttttagttctTTCCTTCAACAGTAGGTCCAATAATGATAGAATATAAGTGTAGGCTCTCATCTAAATCGACTTCACCTTCATGCGTTGTTGAATTGTTATGAAGTGTTGTCATGATATCACATATgacaattagaaaaagaataaatagatGTAAATAGAACACTAAAAAGTAAGACATTAGCTTTTTGACTTTAAAACAAAGTACAAAACACAAACGTTCCAAAACAAAGAAGCAAACATCCAAATACTAAAAAGCAAGACCTTAGACTCGGTGCTCAAAGTTTCATAAAGGGATTGTAAACTGTACACTGCCATTGTGAAAGTAGAGAGATATGTCCAAACAATATAACTGTTAACCACATTGTTGCAACATAGTGAAAGCCCGAACCATATAATGGACAACATAGTGAAAGCCCGAACCATATAATGGACTCGGTGTATTGAACTTTGggtttattatttgttttttttctttttaatttttatgagtGACTTCGCACCTTTGATAACCTACCTCACCatacaacatttgggtgttaAGGAAACTCACGGAAAAAGTGACCACATGGATTGAACAACTTCTTAGTTATTGAGAttatgtattcttttttacaaCATGGCCAATCTATGTTGGTTATCTTCATGTTTATGGTTTAGACcttgaaatgaaaaactaaaatttttaaaggTAAAACAAGTCGGAAATTGAAcctttatttacaaaatagacCAAAGTGGTTTATTTCGGTTTTCCAGTTTTCCTCAAGCACTCCTACTATACCATgtccaatttttcttaaaagaaagttgagaaaagatgtaataattatgataagaGCAACATTTATAGAATACAGAAAAGAAGATGAGGCAGAAAATCGTTGATTTCTATAATTGAACATTCTGAGAAATATTGGAAgagtaaacaaaaaacatacTCATCATATGGCAAAAGAATTGCTGAAGAACAAAACTGGCAAAAATATTACTGGTGACCAGCGGATGGGACAGAGAGTTGAACCCAAGCAAACTCCTCATTATAAGCTATGTTCGACTCGCAGGAGGCTTCACATGCATACACAACAATTGTGGCCCAATCGAGCGAGTCCACGTCATTCTTTACCCCGAAATAATAAAGCAATTGAGGCAAGATCTGTTGTCAACCAATTTAAAGTATctataagtttcaaaattaaagaatccAAAAGTGAACCCAGAAAAAAGATGAGTGCAGGGCTTACCTGAAATTCATAACACATGGGACCGCCGCAGTAATTGCATTTTGGGATATCTGCTTTGGAAGGCAGACCGCTTGAAGTTGGCCATAAAGGTTTAGATCCCACATCTCTACAATATctgtttccattttttattaatcaaattaatgaCACGACGTTGAGATGAAAAACTGTAAGACCCCCAATTATCCATACTTATAGGAGGAAGGGTAGAAAAGTAACTGCACAGGGAATTATTATGGAGAAATGATTGGAAGGACGTTCTGAGTGGTAGGGCCCACTGGGCTGAGGAATATGTGagtctataaataggattATTAGGTTGGAGTAGCTAGggtatttttatcttttaggaGGTAGGGCTACAGCAGCCACCAGGGTCTCTTAAAACCAAGAGGCTGGTATGATCTTTTCTGCATTTTTCcttgttgtttcttgttatttcttttcatcttgtgaATCTGGATCATTtggctttatatataaataaagtaaaccagAGTACCGCCTCTGTTTAAGCCATTTATACAGTCCTTTCGgtctaaattattgttagtatCCTAACAAAAACCTAGTCAAGTAAAAATGTAACTGCACGTGATTGATTGTGATCACAAGTGTGGGAGCATTGCTAAGGCTAAAATGTTTATgtgattataaaattttaattgtatttagCTTCTTCATTTGAACAGCGTCTAGAGCAAGATAACTTTTTACTTCGttgataatttagaaaatatcaagcaaataatcaaattttgtgatttgtaGTTCCCATTGGCCAGAGATCTCTGGACATGAACGAGTTCaaccaaatttgtaaaatttcagtagaaaacatcaaatattGATATTACCTTAACACTTGTTCAGGTGCCTTTGATATTCGAGCTTGAAAAGAAGCCCAAGACTTTCTATCATCATCTCCCTGAATACCAAagatttcataaaatttagcCAGGAAatgatttacattttttatgaaattcaaTCGGCACTTTCTTAtgtaaatgaaagaatacagaCAAGCAATATAAAATAGAAGCCACATATACAAAGAAACCCCCAACTCAATATTACAAAGGGAACTTCGATTCTtcaaaatagttaaacaaCTTGTGAAAAATAGAGTTACAAAAAAGACACTAAGTGATACCATAAAGATCAATACCTCAAATTTGGCCAACAATGACTTCATCGAGTCATCCATCCTATCTTTACAAACCAAAGCATTTGCATAAGAATTGTCTTGAGATATTTCAATGTCGAACTCACTTTCGTATTCATGCATAATCTCAAATTCAGGCCAAAGATGCTTGCTTGAAACTGTCCGCAAAGCAAATAAATCtcagttaaattttaaaggcTACTTCtcatacctttttttttttcttttgagataAGAAACAATACTTCTCATACATCTCAGTCAAGCAATTGATCCTAGAGCTTCTATTAGATTTAAGTACTATTTTTGGGTAAGTGctactatatataaatttaagctACACACCACATTTCAtccaattataaaatttacatttatctAAAGAATTGATAATCCTTCAAATATTATGCACAAAGAACAAATGAATCCAAGTCATGTATGGAATGCAAAAGAAACCAGAAATCCTGGGCAAGTAAatccaaaacataaaataaaaaatatgaatctTCCTAATATCTCATTAATGTCCAGAGAggttttttcttcactaaccTTTCTCATTATCTGTTTCATGATGATTATTAGTCAAACTAGAACTTGACAACTGAGAAGACATGCACATTCGTTGGCAATCAGTTTTATGCCCAGTACGCCAATGGGTAGCCTgaagatatatatagaataGAATATTGAGGATTGGAATCAAGAAGTTAATTTGATTATGCTGTGTGAGAATTCgaaatacaataaattaaactataccTGATGTTTCTCAGAACAATAGCGTACTGTTCTACACTTGCTACAAACTTTGTCTCCTTTCCAAGTACCGCACCAAGTACAACGTGCAACTAAAACAGCATCACATATGTAAGACATGTTTTATAAATCAGTGCCATtttaaagaacaataatatattaaagtaaATTGAGGCCTTCGATGGAAGGAAGAATGAATCAACACTACCTCCAGATTGACAGAGTTTGTCACTCCCATCATGTTTTGGAGGTTCACTTGAGTAAAAGGGATTATTACGAGGTAATTGACCGCGGAAAACCTTCACACTTCCAAAACAATTACAAAGTTACTAAggaaagttttaaaatgtaagaCAACAATCAAGTAAAATGATTTCATCAGAAAGCCAGCTTGTAATACCTACGAGATGACTTCTCAGACTTGCTTTTCCACTGCTCATGTTGATCTCGTAGAAGACAAGTCATGGATGGACacataaacacaaataatgTTCGATGAAAGGTTGAGTCCTTCTCCACGATAGGAGCATAAATCTAAGAATTTAATGAACAGGAACAAACCATCATAAGCTATATGTCCATCTGGAATATCAATAATAGTAGCAATGAAAAGAAACTATACggtatcaataaaaaatagagttcgatcttaaaaaatatacagaTGGTATTTCCTAACTTCTCAACATGTTGCCAATTggataaattaatattattatgttCTTTCCCACATAAGAGTCATTGAACTATCAGTTGACAAAATCTCTCTTCCCATTTTAGTTACTAAGGGGGACATTTGGACCAAAGACGGAGTTGTGAAATCTTGAGAGTAGTTTACAAAGGCTTTCTTCCTACTTTAGTTGCTATGCGAGTGTCTAGTTCAAGGAATTGAATTGTgaagtttaaaaatttgtttagtcGTGAAACCCATAGTGTAAGGAGTTAATAAGTCATAGGATGGATGTTTTAACTTCTTGGGCAAAACATCTAATTGTTCGGAGAATTCAGACAGAAAAAGATGTAAGgagaaagcaaaagaaaacacttgaaaattttgagaccgAACAAATACCTGGATTAAAAACTGCAAAGGCTCTCCACATATATCACAAAGGCAAGACCTTCCAGAAGGCAAATTCACTGGATCCAACCAAGCCTAAGGTGCCATTTATTCATGCGATCAAATACGCAATTCGCTGTATTAGTATTAATAATTCTATACAAATAATAGTTCTCCAACTTCAGTATCATTTGATATTacaagaagaacaaaaaaacatacaCTTCCAATCACCACAAACAACATTCAAGTTCACACAAAAAATTGATCAACATGTacaatataaaagagaaattcGAATGATACGGATATGGATTATGCTTACACACCGGTACTCCTCCAGCCTTGCTTGGAAATAGCTGGGGAAGAAGAGACCAAGAATTTTTGGGGTTCGTAACGAAACCCAAAACCACCGAttcattcatttcttcatcCTCATCAGTGTCATAGTCATCTTGCAATTCTTCATCATCATGAATGTCATCGTCGTCATCATCATCTAAAGAGGTGATACGAAGGCTATTAAGTTTATCCATAGATTCCACCGCACCAATTTCATCCATATTGTCAGTCTCAACCCCAGAAACAAAGTTTCATCAATCACAAGCCAAACCTGTTGCACAAGGGATGATAATCAGCCAACCAAAAGACTCATTGGCCATTAACATTCAATCCCTTTTTATCCCACCCaaaaaaccttttttaaaaattatttaaaaatgcaCCAAAGAAAACTCAATACCTTCCAACAGATACCTAAGGAAAATCAGCGTTGTTGGGCTGCTGGTTCGCGTGAAGCTCGACGGCGTGGGGCAGTGGACCTGCAGGTGGTGACCGGCGATAGAATACGTCTGCAAACTGATTGAACGGTGAGGAGGCTACGGTGGCAGTGAACGGAGAGTGGGGGTGCGTCGGCGGTGCTCACTTGAAGAAGAAgcggtttattttttaaagttgccCTAGTTGACTAAAGTCAACTTTTCAAAGCTTTGTTTCAACTTTTGCCTAAATCTCTCATTCCTTCACTTTCACAAGGCCAAGAACAACCATTAGTATTATTAAATCAATACGTTGAAGTGAATACTTTGGTTCTTATTCTCATAATTGTtgctttgaaaatatttttaacctACTTGATAGCATTCATATTAATATACATATCACTATTTTGAGGTGTATATGATTGATGTAttgtatatacaaataaaagcCTCGAATATAGACATAATGATCACCACAAACACGAACTTGAAGATTCGATGGATTTCCAAAATTGCCGACAATAAGCAAAAGTGATCATAGAAAGGGATGAaccaagaaaacaaataagagAACCTCTAAGTCAAAAGATAAGGGCAAGAAGCAAAAATCTATTAGGAAAGTAGTGATGTACACAGTGTATTTGTATCATATATACAAATACCTTTGCTTCCTAAAACCcaatctttttttagtttaattttggttCGAACAATGAGAGCTCTAGTGAGCGAGTCATCAACCATATGCGCGTCAAAGAAGTAATATTATCGAATGTCCAACAAAGCTTTGCTTTATGCTTTATATACATGATCATCTccttatttaattaagttggAACATTGGTCACATTTTATAATACTATTTTGGATTGTCAACATACTGTTAAATGACTCAGGCTTTGGTAGGGGTGGAGCAATATTCTTCCACTATGATTCACTATTCGAAAACTTTACATATCGATCATCAATGGCGGTTTCTATTGCACTCTACAATAATATATTGCTTTATTGTATGTTTTCAACATCTCCCATTATCACATCcacatcaacaaaaaaatacatgCTAGTCAAACCCTTACTAGAAACCACACCCATGACTTCTAATCAAAATAACACTTGAACATGctattacaattatatatatataaaagagttTTATTTGTTAAGGATGAATACTTTTTGTGCTATTTTTCAACTGTTACCTTATAATAATGGTCTTTGTactcatattttaaaagtgtttcatCATTTACACAACACATCATTACATCATTCACATCATGAATAGGAATGGTATCCATAGAAATTATTCAAGGCTTGTAGTGTATTTAAAGTTTAGTTTAATGTTGCACTTTAGGATAAAATGTTTGATGATCGatagagaaattttaataCATATGAATTACTATTGGGGTCATATATGTTTAGTTTCACACAATGAGAACGAAGAAGTAGAGAGATTTCAAAATTCAGTTTAAAAAAACGAGTAgataagcaaaaaaaaaattcaaatttcataacttAAAACCACTAGTTAAATCAAGGATTAAAACAGGGCAACCAACATAcgtgtaaaataattaattgcaACATCCCTCTACGTCATAATTTtatacgtttttttttcttcttcttatatttgaatataacaattaatttacGAGAATTTAAACCCCTAAccttagaaaaagaatatatattgttatggATGAATTCTAGGATACAATCAAAGGGTAAAATGGTTGGTCGAAGCAAAGCCTCTTATGTTAATCCGAGGGTCAAAGGCCCAACATAACGTAGGCCTTAAGGGATGAAACTCTAGCGTGCCTAACAAGGATGTTGGGTCAGTTGGCCTCGACCCAAAGAAGATCTACATGCAATTTGTCAAATGTAGAGCCCTAATAAAGATAAAgaatgagaaattaaataatggaTAAATTAGGCTCAAGGAAAGGACGAATGACACTTTGAGCCTCAGCCTCAACCTCAACTACGGATGAGGTCAAGACTAACCTTTATCTAACGATCAAGGCACACTAGCTATGGCCTATTTGGGCCTTCGGAAGATGATAGTATGAGTTAAAAGTCCAAACCAATTGTCTCACCCTCGACCTTGGCCAATGATGTGCCAATATGAGGTCGAGACCGACCTTCTCCTTTTAGCACGTCTCGACTCATTCATCTTGATAAATAACCTACCTTATCTAGGATTAGAAAACTCATCTTCTAATCCTAGTTGAACAAACATCATAAATGCTAATAAAATTCCCTATACATACTAGGTTTACATGTGACAACCGAAATAACCTACactacccaacccatattataagagttgagttgggttagttttaaaatttgggttgggttgagttggAAATACTATTCGGGTTACCAACCCAACCAACTCGAAAATATGGAGTAGGTTGGAAATATCgtccaacccaacccaactgGTTTACACCCTTAATAAACACACCTTTATAGTTGTATATGaggtaatttaaattttctaacttattttttaattctcatATTGACTTAGACATTAGAGTCATTTATCCTTGTTTTGCaggttctctttttttcaaattataaattcaactGTGGATGTCACGTGAAGTTCAAGTACATTTTCCCATCTTCTCTTTTGAATAATCACATTCTAAAGTGATTCCATCCCgaaattgaatattgaattcaaaacatgtatataaatgaaatagttGCAAAATATTCCATACAAATATTAGGAGTCTTTCTAAaccttataaatatatactaacATTATAGAAACATAGACGGAAGAGATTATATTGATTATGGCTTTCCACCTCTTAAATGCTAAAATGTCTTGCAAAACTTACTTCTcatattacttttatttttcatctaaatttttaaGCACACTTTTAATCCTATAcctttccaatttcttttaaatatttttcaataataactaatatatacatatattttataaatatcaaatttattggGTCTTCAATAAAGTAGACCCAATAAACACCATCTTTGGGCCCAACTTTGAGTTAACCACTATATTGGGCTTCCATAACAAAACACTTTTGGGCCAAGCccaaaacaattttcttccattatatttagtttatttatttcatttacattttgccacctcaaattaaaactttatataataaaatgtcagTCTTCAATCCTAAGGAACCAAATAGacattaatttgataaaaattgtattcgatccaaaaaaattatatttcatttgagaatgtttcttttttttaaaaaaaagagaaaaatgttgaaatttataaaacaaagcATATAGTTATATacggagaagaaaatataatttctgTCATACTCAAAATTACCTTGCACCATATTCTCAATcactttaaactttattttatctatataCAATTGAGTGTGACTTCTAAACAAACTATAAATGTGTGTTCAATTATTACACCTTGATATCAATCAATTCAATGTCTTGATCAACATATAAGCTCATAGTTGGACAATTGTGAAAACAttatcctaattaataaacttATAGCCAAATCATAAATCAACGAGtaactaatatatttaaattttttgtttcctcttttattatttctagttaacttttttttttatattcaaaatcaatgatgaaaatattgaatacaAACTTTTAACATACAATTAATTACTAATCTATCTACTAAATGAGGCTCCAATTCACCCTCCACcctaaaggaaaaagaaagaaagaagagaatagcaatgattttaaaagatagTGGTCAAACCCTAAAATAATAGAGCTATAAATCTCatcaattaaacaaaatcattattaaGTTTGCTGTCAAACCTTTAATGGAACTTAGCCCATTACATATTATTCAAATACTAATTAGGCAGCTTtccaaagtttaaaaaatattcaacaaCTTTTTGACTTTTTCTCAGTTCTCATTATTAAAACTTTTCTAAGGTGGGATCATGAATATTTTTACGTTTCTAATGAATACCGTGTTGAAAAAAATCGATGGAAATGTTTATAATCTTAGGTTATTATAGTTGAACTACAATCGTttttacattacaaaataattcaaatataacaaaattgcaATAGATTACTAGTTGAATCTCTATCACGATTTTGTTAGTATCTATGACaattttgtgatttgtgaataatatattaatataataaggaagtgttttgtttattattattattattattatacattaCAATACAACTTTaccacacatatataaatgatTTGTATTGATGAGTTTAATTACTTCTCACACAGGAAGATATGAATgttagttatttaaaatattaattagaagTATCCAAACATTATTGtccaaaaataattgataatgcATCCTTTTCtccttctaaaaaaaataatggaacTCCACTATTGAAAGATgtgaagagagagaagaagaaaaaaattaattatatagttgATAAAGAGAACATAAATGTAATAGTTAAGCAAAAATTAAAGTCATATGACTCATATCAACATGtgttagagagagagatatatactaaaatatgatatgataataaaaagaaaactttatgAACAAAGCTTTAAAGACCCAACTAGAgttgacaagaaaaaaaaagcacatctttattaaacattttttaaaaataacaacaaaatatatcaaaattcatCCAAACtttaatctataaaaaaaaatttgaaaggttgGGGAGTTTGAATAGAATCCATGCaagatttaaataagaaatagctTTAAAAgcccaataaataaataaaagcataGATGGTAGGATGATGGGGGAAcatattgaatattaaaatgaataaatatgttaaatgaATTATACCTCATTTTGAAGTtcaatgaatttgaaatagttttacaatttgattattaatattatggttttagaacaatttttaataaatttgttaccattttctctaaattaattaattgttttttttttcaatttttttatttattgtgttGAGTGGATGTGAATATTCCTAGTTGAATTAACTATTGTTAGTGCAATTTGACcatgctttttattttttaaaaaaaatgaaaagcaaaataaaaatctaaaaaagcaaaatctactttttctacacaaaatcttaaaatttgattttctttggatttgtttttttaattacttttctgAAAAGATTTAGCTTCCTTTTTATCTgtattttcataataatttcatcatattttctttatgggaaaaaaaaaatctcttttctttttagggttggattattctcttttctatgtttctacatattgattttttaaatatatatttcttaattttgttttagaattttcttaaGGGACCAATTTTTagtcttatttttctttatgaactttttttttttgtctagctattaattttttattgtaaaaatttcaacatttcatcttgtaaaatcttttattattattattattattattttactataaaatACAAGAGATTTGAAAGCacaaattttctcttaaagtggaaaataaaatgtacatatttaataaactaaacaTATGGTTAGATTTATCATCTATGTGTGAAGtagtttttaacaaaatattttaaagaagttTGGTTGTGACCATTTtcttaaatggaaaaaaaaaaaaaaaaggaatagaagaagaacaatATAATTGTCTCATTAGATCCAATTGATTCATTGT
This genomic interval carries:
- the LOC101216735 gene encoding programmed cell death protein 2, with product MDEIGAVESMDKLNSLRITSLDDDDDDDIHDDEELQDDYDTDEDEEMNESVVLGFVTNPKNSWSLLPQLFPSKAGGVPAWLDPVNLPSGRSCLCDICGEPLQFLIQIYAPIVEKDSTFHRTLFVFMCPSMTCLLRDQHEQWKSKSEKSSRSVKVFRGQLPRNNPFYSSEPPKHDGSDKLCQSGVARCTWCGTWKGDKVCSKCRTVRYCSEKHQATHWRTGHKTDCQRMCMSSQLSSSSLTNNHHETDNEKVSSKHLWPEFEIMHEYESEFDIEISQDNSYANALVCKDRMDDSMKSLLAKFEGDDDRKSWASFQARISKAPEQVLRYCRDVGSKPLWPTSSGLPSKADIPKCNYCGGPMCYEFQILPQLLYYFGVKNDVDSLDWATIVVYACEASCESNIAYNEEFAWVQLSVPSAGHQ